A region from the Salvia splendens isolate huo1 chromosome 15, SspV2, whole genome shotgun sequence genome encodes:
- the LOC121768141 gene encoding photosynthetic NDH subunit of lumenal location 3, chloroplastic: MAALLEALPAVSNLRRGVEKQRPRPPRIIIKCGMNHDDHHFRPTRRLAIGITLLANAGAASAQDNGLWIDGPLPVPHATNKIDNEETKTRSFLKKGIYIAQLGTKGRMQRLRRYAFDLLAMADLIAQEDAWNYVRRYLRLKSTFMYFDFDQVITAAPLDDKPPLLDLANRLFDSFEKLLEAVRKQDVPQIYSCYESTTPILQEVMLRMA; this comes from the exons ATGGCAGCTCTCTTGGAAGCCCTCCCCGCCGTTTCCAACCTCCGCCGCGGTGTCGAAAAGCAACGGCCAAGACCTCCTCGAATCATCATCAAATGCGGCATGAACCACGACGATCACCATTTCCGGCCAACAAGGAGACTCGCCATCGGGATTACACTCCTAGCAAACGCAGGAGCCGCCTCCGCCCAAGACAACGGCCTCTGGATCGACGGCCCCTTGCCCGTGCCGCACGCCACTAATA AGATCGACAACGAGGAGACGAAGACGCGTTCGTTCCTGAAGAAGGGGATCTACATTGCTCAACTCGGGACCAAGGGGAGGATGCAGAGGCTGAGGCGATACGCCTTCGATCTGCTGGCCATGGCCGATTTGATAGCGCAGGAGGATGCCTGGAACTACGTCCGCCGCTATCTCCGCCTCAAGTCCACCTTCATGTACTTCGATTTTGATCAAGTCATCACCGCCGCGCCGCTCGATGACAAGCCTCCGCTCCTCGACCTTGCAAATCGCTTGTTTGACAGCTTTGAAAAG CTTCTAGAAGCAGTGAGAAAACAGGATGTTCCTCAAATATACTCCTGTTACGAGTCAACCACACCAATTCTTCAAGAGGTCATGCTTCGAATGGcttaa
- the LOC121768991 gene encoding polycomb group protein FERTILIZATION-INDEPENDENT ENDOSPERM — MMARIPLGCEAVAGSLTPSKKRDYRVTNRLQEGKRPIYAVVFNFIDSRYFNAFATAGGNRVTVYQCLEGGVIAVLQSYIDEDKDESFYTVSWACNIDGTPFLVAGGLNGIIRVIDTGNEKIYKSLVGHGDSINEIRTQPLKPSLVVSASKDESVRLWNIHTGICILIFAGAGGHRNEVLSVDFHPSDIYRIASCGMDNTVKIWSMKEFWTYVEKSFTWTDLPSKFPTKYVQFPVFIASVHTNYVDCNRWIGDFMLSKSVDNELVLWEPKMKEQSPGEGTVDILQKYPVPECDIWFIKFSCDFHYKAAAVGNREGKIYVWEIQSNPPVLIARLTHAQSKSSIRLTAMSCDGSTILSCCEDGTIWRWDVVASS; from the exons ATGATGGCTCGGATTCCGCTGGGTTGCGAGGCGGTGGCGGGATCGCTGACGCCGTCGAAGAAGCGAGACTATAGGGTTACCAATAGGCTTCAGGAAGGCAAACGCCCCATTTACGCCGTCGTTTTCAACTTCATCGATTCCCGCTACTTCAACGCCTTCGCCACTGCAGGCGGCAATCGC GTGACTGTCTACCAGTGTTTGGAGGGTGGTGTTATAGCTGTGCTGCAATCGTACATTGATGAAGAT AAGGATGAATCATTCTACACGGTCAGTTGGGCTTGCAATATTGATGGAACACCGTTTTTGGTGGCTGGAGGGCTTAATGGAATCATCCGTGTTATCGATACCGGCAACGAAAAAATATACAAG AGTTTAGTTGGTCATGGGGATTCTATTAATGAAATTCGGACTCAACCATTGAAACCATCCCTTGTTGTGTCAGCGAGCAAA GATGAATCTGTGCGCCTGTGGAATATCCATACTGGGATATGCATTTTGATATTTGCGGGTGCAGGTGGCCATCGCAATGAAGTTCTTAGTGTG GACTTCCACCCCTCGGACATATACCGCATTGCAAGCTGTGGAATGGATAACACTGTCAagatctggtcaatgaaag AATTTTGGACATATGTAGAGAAATCATTTACTTGGACAGACCTACCTTCCAAATTTCCAACAAAATATGTCCAGTTCCCA GTTTTTATTGCATCAGTACATACAAATTATGTTGACTGCAACCGCTGGATTGGTGATTTTATGCTCTCTAAG AGTGTTGATAATGAACTTGTATTATGGGAACCAAAAATGAAGGAACAATCTCCCGGAGAG GGTACAGTTGACATCCTCCAAAAGTACCCTGTTCCTGAATGTGATATCTGGTTTATCAAGTTTTCTTGTGATTTCCATTACAAGGCAGCAGCAGTAG GGAATAGGGAAGGGAAGATATACGTGTGGGAAATTCAGTCTAACCCTCCGGTTCTCATTGCAAG ATTAACTCACGCCCAGTCGAAATCTTCAATTAGATTAACCGCAATGTCTTGTGATGGAAG CACCATTCTCTCCTGCTGTGAAGATGGAACAATATGGAGATGGGATGTGGTAGCCAGCTCTTGA
- the LOC121769265 gene encoding COBRA-like protein 10, with protein MISQLLARMPWLLVAVVILRSVVVAQDYLPPEGPPPPPLEIEKCNGIFLSYTFEGREKEYPLVKNMTAQAWAFKATATILNAGTQELKSWKMFVGFQYDELLVSAEGAIVVSGEGFPVRVGKNGTVLAGYPQADLKTAIETASDYEQMQVHVGLKGTQFGVVDKATPMPKSLKLINEGYKCPPATRKGPYMHVCCRKDPKFKEKKKTKYTARTYDDLHFTYDVLKAYENKYLAQVTIDNLHPLGRLDQWNLTWEWMRNEFIYDMRGAFTHRKDPSDCIYGPQGQYYKDFDFSTVMNCQKRPLISDLPPQLDNDDKVGKLPYCCKDGLLLPITMNQTKARAIFQMEVFKLPPDLNRTAINPPQNWKITGRLNPNYKCGPPVRVDPSEFPDPRGIDATESAIASWQVNCNMSRPKPKQNRCCVSYSAFYADGAVPCNTCACGCEDEPPRCDRNAAALHIPPSALLVPFANRSKKAAAFARINHQKLPRKLPCPDNCGVSINWHVDSDFKTGWTARMTLFNWEEDAFVDWYSALVMKRAFPGFEKSYSFNGSVLDGMNNTIFMQGLPGLNYLVGEVNGTRPGKDPPVPGKQQSVLSFSKKHIHGLKIARGDGFPTKLYFNGEECALPKVLPKAAAPAPPVVLTCSLLLAILTLLVLFFN; from the coding sequence ATGATATCGCAGTTACTCGCGAGGATGCCATGGCTCCTCGTTGCCGTCGTGATCTTGCGCAGCGTGGTTGTCGCGCAAGACTATCTGCCTCCGGAGGGGCCGCCTCCGCCACCCCTGGAGATCGAGAAGTGCAACGGGATCTTCCTGTCGTACACGTTCGAGGGGCGGGAGAAGGAGTACCCGCTCGTGAAGAACATGACCGCGCAGGCGTGGGCGTTCAAGGCAACGGCCACGATCCTCAATGCCGGCACGCAGGAGCTCAAGTCGTGGAAGATGTTTGTGGGGTTCCAATACGACGAGCTCCTGGTGTCCGCGGAAGGGGCCATAGTCGTCAGCGGTGAGGGGTTCCCTGTCCGCGTGGGGAAGAACGGGACCGTGCTGGCCGGGTACCCCCAAGCGGACCTCAAGACCGCCATCGAGACGGCCTCGGATTACGAGCAGATGCAAGTGCACGTTGGGCTAAAGGGCACGCAGTTTGGGGTGGTGGACAAAGCCACCCCGATGCCCAAGTCGTTGAAGCTTATTAATGAAGGCTACAAATGCCCCCCGGCAACCCGAAAGGGGCCCTACATGCACGTCTGCTGTAGAAAAGATCCTAaattcaaagaaaagaaaaaaacgaAATACACAGCACGCACCTACGACGACCTCCACTTCACTTACGATGTCCTCAAAGCTTACGAGAACAAGTATTTGGCTCAGGTGACCATCGACAACCTCCACCCCCTCGGCCGCCTCGACCAGTGGAACCTCACTTGGGAATGGATGCGCAACGAGTTCATCTACGACATGCGTGGCGCCTTCACCCACCGCAAAGACCCCTCCGACTGCATCTACGGCCCGCAAGGCCAATACTACAAAGACTTTGATTTCTCCACCGTCATGAACTGCCAGAAAAGACCCCTCATCTCCGACCTCCCACCGCAGCTCGACAACGATGATAAGGTTGGAAAACTCCCCTACTGCTGTAAGGACGGCCTCCTCCTCCCCATCACCATGAACCAGACCAAAGCCAGAGCCATTTTCCAAATGGAGGTTTTCAAACTCCCCCCCGATTTGAACCGGACCGCGATCAACCCGCCTCAGAACTGGAAGATCACGGGCCGCTTGAACCCTAATTACAAATGTGGACCGCCTGTCCGGGTCGACCCGTCCGAGTTCCCCGACCCGCGGGGGATCGACGCCACGGAGTCCGCCATCGCCAGCTGGCAGGTCAACTGCAACATGAGCCGCCCCAAGCCCAAGCAAAACCGGTGCTGCGTCTCCTACTCGGCTTTCTACGCAGACGGGGCCGTCCCGTGCAACACGTGCGCCTGCGGCTGCGAGGACGAGCCTCCGCGCTGCGACCGGAACGCAGCGGCGCTGCATATCCCTCCGAGCGCCCTGCTGGTCCCCTTTGCGAACCGGAGCAAGAAGGCGGCGGCGTTCGCCAGGATCAACCATCAAAAGCTTCCGCGGAAGCTGCCCTGCCCGGACAACTGCGGTGTGAGCATCAACTGGCACGTGGACTCCGACTTCAAGACCGGGTGGACGGCGAGGATGACCTTGTTTAACTGGGAGGAGGACGCGTTCGTGGACTGGTACTCGGCCTTGGTGATGAAGCGAGCGTTCCCCGGGTTCGAGAAATCGTACTCGTTCAACGGGAGCGTGTTGGATGGCATGAACAACACCATCTTCATGCAAGGCTTACCAGGGCTAAATTACCTTGTTGGGGAGGTGAACGGGACCCGACCCGGCAAGGATCCGCCCGTGCCGGGGAAGCAGCAGTCGGTGCTATCGTTCTCAAAGAAGCATATTCATGGGTTGAAGATTGCGCGTGGGGACGGCTTCCCTACCAAGCTGTATTTCAATGGGGAGGAGTGCGCGCTTCCCAAGGTGTTGCCCAAGGCTGCTGCACCCGCGCCGCCCGTGGTGCTCACTTGCTCGCTCTTGCTTGCCATTCTTACTTTACTTGTGCTTTTTTTTAACTGA
- the LOC121769266 gene encoding DDRGK domain-containing protein 1-like, which translates to MEGVLAAILMMIVVFSLIPLYLWRRRLDSRLPHQHEEEPQVVQGERVVRAGNNRRMRRRTAASTSSAAANVQETEDGSDDEDAADGYRARASTKKEKKRQEREAQREAEDAARDSRRTKQDHYDEMRRKKDEEREAHERMLEEEAKARKAKEEEAEALEFEKWKGAFSVDAEGTTENEVQDGSQGLLFDFVEYIKKHKCVPLEDIAAEFKLRTQDCINRINSLETMGRLSGVMDDRGKYIYISLEEMKAVADYIKREGRVSISHLASKSNQFIDLEPKAEVVEDISSIEEITFG; encoded by the exons ATGGAGGGTGTATTAGCGGCAATACTGATGATGATCGTGGTTTTCTCTTTGATTCCGCTCTATTTGTGGAGGCGTCGGCTCGACTCTCGCCTTCCCCACCAACATGAAGAAGAGCCACAG GTCGTACAAGGGGAAAGAGTGGTTAGGGCTGGTAATAATCGGCGAATGCGGCGAAGAACTGCAGCCAGCACATCGTCAGCTGCCGCTAACGTCCAAG AAACTGAGGATGGAAGTGATGATGAAGACGCAGCAGACGGGTATAGGGCTAGAGCTTCTACAAAAAAGGAGAAGAAACGGCAAGAGCGAGAAGCACAACGCGAG GCTGAAGATGCTGCACGTGACTCAAGGAGAACAAAACAAGATCATTATGATGAGATGAGGAGGAAAAAGGACGAGGAGCGAGAGGCTCATGAAAGAATGCTG GAAGAAGAAGCAAAAGCACGAAAAGCAAAGGAGGAAGAAGCTGAAGCATTGGAGTTTGAAAAATGGAAAGGAGCATTTTCTGTTGATGCTGAAGGAACGACCGAAAATGAAGTGCAAGATGGAAGCCAAGGATTGCTCTTTGATTTTGTGGAGTACATCAAG AAGCATAAATGTGTTCCTCTGGAAGATATTGCTGCAGAGTTTAAGTTGCGAACTCAG GACTGTATCAATCGCATTAACTCTCTAGAAACTATGG GTAGGCTATCGGGTGTAATGGACGACAGAGGAAAATACATATACATCTCACTGGAAGAAATGAAAGCTGTTGCTGATTACATCAAGCGAGAAGGTAGGGTAAGCATATCGCACCTGGCTAGCAAGTCCAACCAGTTCATAGATTTAGAACCTAAAGCTGAGGTAGTGGAAGATATAAGCAGCATAGAGGAGATAACTTTTGGCTGA